A portion of the Coturnix japonica isolate 7356 chromosome 4, Coturnix japonica 2.1, whole genome shotgun sequence genome contains these proteins:
- the PCDH18 gene encoding protocadherin-18 isoform X2, with the protein MNCRNLQTRQAGSKMHFIFLFALAVASLDKAVLGKNLKYRIYEEQRVGSVIARLAEDVADVLSKIPNPASVRFRAMQRGNSPLLVVREDNGEISIGAKIDREQLCQKNLNCSIEFDVITLPTEHLQLFHVEVEVLDINDNSPQFSRALIPIEISESAAVGTRIPLDSAFDPDVGDNSLHTYSLSDNDFFSIEVRTRTDGAKYAELIVVRELDRELKSSYELQLTASDKGVPQRSGSSLLKISISDSNDNSPAFEQQSYIIQLLENSPIGTLLIDLNATDPDEGANGKVVYSFSSHVSPKIMETFRIDSEKGHLTLLKQVDYEITKSYEIDAQAQDMGPNSIPAHCKIIIKIVDVNDNRPEISLNLMSPEKEETAYISEGSPLDTFVALVRVQDKDSGVNGEVVCKLHGHGHFKLQKTYENNYLILTNASLDREKRSEYSLTVIAEDKGTPSLSTVKHFTVQISDENDNPPRFQTNRYEVVILENNSPGAYITSVTATDPDLGDNGQVTYTILETSVSGSSITTYVTIDPSNGAIYALRTFDHEEVNQIAFMVQARDGGSQQLVSNTTVVLTIIDENDNAPVIVGPALRNSTAEISIPKDAGIGFLVTRIRATDRDSGMNSELSCSIAADKENSIFVMDPKTCDISINASVESVPTKHWEFYVIVQDKGSPQLSTKALLKCTVFEYVYSFSSTEATLVSQPSLDVSMITIISLGSICAVLLVIMVIFATRCNREKKDTRSYNCRVAESTYQHHPKRPSRQIHKGDITLVPTVNGTLPIRSHHRASPSSSPTLERGQMSSRQSHHSHQSLNSLVTISSNHVPENFSLELTHATPAVEVSQLLSMLHQGQYQPRPSFRGNKYSRSYRYALQDMDKFSLKDSGRGDSEAGDSDYDLGRESPIDRLLGEGFSDLFLTDGRIPAAMRLCTEECRVLGHSDQCWMPPLPSPSSDYRSNMFIPGEEFQSPQQQLQQQQQGLEEDPQPADTSEKKKSFSTFGKDCQGEEESGDTCTSSLLSEMSSVFQRLLPPSLDAYTECNEMDRLNSLERRKGHLPAKAVNYPQGVAAWAASTHFQNPANNGPTLGTHSSAQPSSKWLPAMEEIPENYEEDDFDNVLNHLSDGKHELMDASELVAEINKLLQDVRQN; encoded by the exons ATGAATTGCAGAAACTTACAAACGCGGCAGGCTGGCAGCAAAATGCACTTTATATTCCTTTTTGCATTGGCGGTTGCGTCTCTCGATAAAGCTGTGCTGGGCAAAAACCTGAAGTACCGGATTTACGAGGAGCAGCGGGTCGGCTCGGTCATTGCCAGGCTGGCGGAGGACGTGGCCGATGTTCTGTCGAAAATCCCCAACCCCGCCTCGGTCCGCTTCCGAGCCATGCAGAGGGGGAACTCCCCGCTGCTCGTCGTCCGCGAGGATAACGGGGAGATCAGCATCGGCGCTAAGATCGACCGGGAACAACTCTGCCAGAAAAACTTGAACTGCTCCATCGAGTTCGACGTGATCACTCTGCCCACCGAGCATCTGCAGCTCTTCCATGTGGAAGTGGAGGTGCTGGACATCAACGACAACTCCCCCCAGTTTTCCAGGGCTCTCATCCCCATCGAAATATCGGAGAGCGCGGCGGTGGGCACCCGCATCCCCCTGGATAGTGCTTTTGACCCAGATGTGGGGGACAACTCCCTGCACACTTACTCCCTTTCCGACAATGATTTTTTCAGCATTGAGGTGAGGACGAGGACTGATGGTGCCAAGTATGCAGAGCTTATCGTGGTGAGGGAGCTGGACCGGGAGCTGAAGTCGAGTTATGAGCTCCAGCTCACTGCATCCGATAAGGGGGTGCCGCAGAGGTCTGGGTCATCCCTCCTGAAAATCAGCATTTCGGACTCCAACGACAACAGCCCTGCTTTTGAGCAGCAGTCCTATATAATTCAACTCCTGGAAAACTCCCCAATTGGGACTTTGCTTATAGACCTCAATGCGACCGACCCAGATGAGGGCGCTAATGGGAAGGTCGTGTACTCCTTTAGCAGTCATGTGTCTCCTAAAATTATGGAGACTTTCAGGATAGATTCAGAAAAAGGACATCTGACCCTCCTGAAGCAAGTGGACTATGAAATTACCAAGTCCTATGAAATTGATGCTCAGGCTCAAGACATGGGACCAAATTCTATTCCAGCCCACTGcaaaattataattaaaattgTGGATGTGAATGATAACAGGCCTGAAATTAGCTTAAATTTGATGTCcccagaaaaagaagaaacagcttaCATTTCTGAGGGGTCCCCCTTGGACACATTTGTTGCCCTGGTCAGGGTGCAGGACAAAGACTCGGGTGTAAATGGAGAAGTAGTTTGCAAGCTTCATGGTCATGGCCACTTTAAACTGCAAAAGACTTATGAAAATAACTATTTAATCTTGACTAATGCCAGTCTAGATAGAGAAAAGAGATCTGAATACAGCTTGACTGTAATAGCAGAGGACAAGGGAACGCCAAGTCTCTCCACAGTAAAACACTTTACTGTCCAAATCAGTGATGAAAATGACAACCCACCCCGCTTCCAGACAAACAGATACGAAGTAGTTATCTTAGAAAATAACTCTCCGGGAGCATATATCACATCTGTCACGGCCACAGACCCAGATCTTGGGGACAATGGGCAAGTGACCTACACTATACTGGAGACCTCTGTTTCAGGAAGTTCTATAACCACCTATGTGACCATTGATCCCTCCAATGGGGCAATCTATGCCTTGAGAACTTTTGACCATGAAGAGGTAAATCAGATTGCCTTTATGGTACAAGCTAGGGATGGAGGGAGCCAGCAACTTGTTAGTAACACTACAGTTGTGCTAACCATCATTGATGAAAATGACAATGCTCCTGTCATTGTGGGCCCAGCACTGCGCAACAGTACAGCGGAAATCTCAATCCCTAAAGATGCTGGGATTGGCTTTCTTGTCACGAGGATAAGGGCTACAGATAGAGACTCTGGTATGAACTCTGAACTTAGCTGCTCCATAGCAGCtgacaaggaaaacagcatctttGTGATGGATCCCAAAACTTGTGATATCTCCATCAACGCAAGTGTAGAATCGGTTCCAACTAAGCACTGGGAGTTTTATGTCATAGTCCAGGATAAAGGCAGTCCTCAGCTTAGTACTAAAGCACTTCTGAAATGTACAGTTTTTGAGtatgtttattcattttcaagCACAGAAGCTACTTTGGTAAGCCAGCCCTCTCTGGATGTCTCGATGATAACCATTATATCCTTAGGATCAATATGTGCCGTGTTGCTGGTCATCATGGTTATCTTTGCTACGAGATGTAATCGAGAGAAAAAGGACACCAGGTCCTACAACTGCCGTGTGGCAGAATCGACCTACCAGCACCACCCAAAGCGACCCTCCAGACAGATCCACAAAGGGGACATCACATTGGTGCCAACAGTTAATGGCACGCTACCCATCCGATCTCACCACAGAGCTTCCCCGTCCTCATCCCCGACCCTGGAAAGAGGACAGATGAGCAGTCGGCAGAGCCATCACAGCCACCAATCATTGAACAGCCTGGTGACAATCTCCTCCAACCATGTGCCTGAGAACTTCTCACTGGAGCTCACCCACGCAACTCCAGCTGTTGAG GTTTCTCAACTTCTCTCGATGCTTCACCAGGGCCAGTATCAACCAAGGCCAAGTTTTCGAGGAAACAAATACTCCAGAAGCTATAG ATATGCCCTTCAAGATATGGATAAATTCAGCTTGAAAGACAGTGGCCGGGGTGATAGCGAAGCTGGAGACAGCGATTATGATTTGGGTAGAGAGTCTCCAATTGACAGACTTCTTGGGGAAGGATTCAGTGACCTTTTCCTTACAGATGGGAGAATTCCTGCAG CAATGAGGCTGTGCACGGAGGAATGCAGGGTTCTAGGCCACTCTGACCAGTGCTGGATGCCACCGTTGCCATCTCCCTCATCCGATTACAGAAGTAACATGTTCATCCCTGGAGAGGAGTTTCAatcaccacagcagcagctgcagcagcagcagcagggcctcGAGGAAGATCCACAGCCTGCTGACACCAGTGAAAAGAAGAAGAGCTTTTCAACGTTTGGCAAAGACTGTCAGGGTGAGGAGGAATCAGGAGACACTTGTacctcctctcttctttctgaaatgagCAGCGTCTTCCAGCGCCTGCTGCCTCCCTCGCTAGATGCCTACACAGAATGCAATGAGATGGATCGCTTGAATTCGTTGGAGCGCAGGAAGGGACATTTGCCTGCCAAGGCTGTGAATTATCCACAGGGAGTGGCTGCCTGGGCAGCCAGCACGCATTTCCAAAATCCAGCCAACAATGGGCCAACTCTGGGGACTCACTCGAGTGCACAGCCTTCCTCTAAATGGCTGCCAGCCATGGAGGAAATCCCAGAGAATTATGAAGAAGATGATTTTGACAATGTACTGAATCACCTCAGTGACGGTAAACATGAACTCATGGATGCCAGCGAGCTGGTGGCAGAAATTAACAAGCTGCTGCAAGATGTCCGGCAGAACTAA
- the PCDH18 gene encoding protocadherin-18 isoform X1, whose amino-acid sequence MNCRNLQTRQAGSKMHFIFLFALAVASLDKAVLGKNLKYRIYEEQRVGSVIARLAEDVADVLSKIPNPASVRFRAMQRGNSPLLVVREDNGEISIGAKIDREQLCQKNLNCSIEFDVITLPTEHLQLFHVEVEVLDINDNSPQFSRALIPIEISESAAVGTRIPLDSAFDPDVGDNSLHTYSLSDNDFFSIEVRTRTDGAKYAELIVVRELDRELKSSYELQLTASDKGVPQRSGSSLLKISISDSNDNSPAFEQQSYIIQLLENSPIGTLLIDLNATDPDEGANGKVVYSFSSHVSPKIMETFRIDSEKGHLTLLKQVDYEITKSYEIDAQAQDMGPNSIPAHCKIIIKIVDVNDNRPEISLNLMSPEKEETAYISEGSPLDTFVALVRVQDKDSGVNGEVVCKLHGHGHFKLQKTYENNYLILTNASLDREKRSEYSLTVIAEDKGTPSLSTVKHFTVQISDENDNPPRFQTNRYEVVILENNSPGAYITSVTATDPDLGDNGQVTYTILETSVSGSSITTYVTIDPSNGAIYALRTFDHEEVNQIAFMVQARDGGSQQLVSNTTVVLTIIDENDNAPVIVGPALRNSTAEISIPKDAGIGFLVTRIRATDRDSGMNSELSCSIAADKENSIFVMDPKTCDISINASVESVPTKHWEFYVIVQDKGSPQLSTKALLKCTVFEYVYSFSSTEATLVSQPSLDVSMITIISLGSICAVLLVIMVIFATRCNREKKDTRSYNCRVAESTYQHHPKRPSRQIHKGDITLVPTVNGTLPIRSHHRASPSSSPTLERGQMSSRQSHHSHQSLNSLVTISSNHVPENFSLELTHATPAVEQVSQLLSMLHQGQYQPRPSFRGNKYSRSYRYALQDMDKFSLKDSGRGDSEAGDSDYDLGRESPIDRLLGEGFSDLFLTDGRIPAAMRLCTEECRVLGHSDQCWMPPLPSPSSDYRSNMFIPGEEFQSPQQQLQQQQQGLEEDPQPADTSEKKKSFSTFGKDCQGEEESGDTCTSSLLSEMSSVFQRLLPPSLDAYTECNEMDRLNSLERRKGHLPAKAVNYPQGVAAWAASTHFQNPANNGPTLGTHSSAQPSSKWLPAMEEIPENYEEDDFDNVLNHLSDGKHELMDASELVAEINKLLQDVRQN is encoded by the exons ATGAATTGCAGAAACTTACAAACGCGGCAGGCTGGCAGCAAAATGCACTTTATATTCCTTTTTGCATTGGCGGTTGCGTCTCTCGATAAAGCTGTGCTGGGCAAAAACCTGAAGTACCGGATTTACGAGGAGCAGCGGGTCGGCTCGGTCATTGCCAGGCTGGCGGAGGACGTGGCCGATGTTCTGTCGAAAATCCCCAACCCCGCCTCGGTCCGCTTCCGAGCCATGCAGAGGGGGAACTCCCCGCTGCTCGTCGTCCGCGAGGATAACGGGGAGATCAGCATCGGCGCTAAGATCGACCGGGAACAACTCTGCCAGAAAAACTTGAACTGCTCCATCGAGTTCGACGTGATCACTCTGCCCACCGAGCATCTGCAGCTCTTCCATGTGGAAGTGGAGGTGCTGGACATCAACGACAACTCCCCCCAGTTTTCCAGGGCTCTCATCCCCATCGAAATATCGGAGAGCGCGGCGGTGGGCACCCGCATCCCCCTGGATAGTGCTTTTGACCCAGATGTGGGGGACAACTCCCTGCACACTTACTCCCTTTCCGACAATGATTTTTTCAGCATTGAGGTGAGGACGAGGACTGATGGTGCCAAGTATGCAGAGCTTATCGTGGTGAGGGAGCTGGACCGGGAGCTGAAGTCGAGTTATGAGCTCCAGCTCACTGCATCCGATAAGGGGGTGCCGCAGAGGTCTGGGTCATCCCTCCTGAAAATCAGCATTTCGGACTCCAACGACAACAGCCCTGCTTTTGAGCAGCAGTCCTATATAATTCAACTCCTGGAAAACTCCCCAATTGGGACTTTGCTTATAGACCTCAATGCGACCGACCCAGATGAGGGCGCTAATGGGAAGGTCGTGTACTCCTTTAGCAGTCATGTGTCTCCTAAAATTATGGAGACTTTCAGGATAGATTCAGAAAAAGGACATCTGACCCTCCTGAAGCAAGTGGACTATGAAATTACCAAGTCCTATGAAATTGATGCTCAGGCTCAAGACATGGGACCAAATTCTATTCCAGCCCACTGcaaaattataattaaaattgTGGATGTGAATGATAACAGGCCTGAAATTAGCTTAAATTTGATGTCcccagaaaaagaagaaacagcttaCATTTCTGAGGGGTCCCCCTTGGACACATTTGTTGCCCTGGTCAGGGTGCAGGACAAAGACTCGGGTGTAAATGGAGAAGTAGTTTGCAAGCTTCATGGTCATGGCCACTTTAAACTGCAAAAGACTTATGAAAATAACTATTTAATCTTGACTAATGCCAGTCTAGATAGAGAAAAGAGATCTGAATACAGCTTGACTGTAATAGCAGAGGACAAGGGAACGCCAAGTCTCTCCACAGTAAAACACTTTACTGTCCAAATCAGTGATGAAAATGACAACCCACCCCGCTTCCAGACAAACAGATACGAAGTAGTTATCTTAGAAAATAACTCTCCGGGAGCATATATCACATCTGTCACGGCCACAGACCCAGATCTTGGGGACAATGGGCAAGTGACCTACACTATACTGGAGACCTCTGTTTCAGGAAGTTCTATAACCACCTATGTGACCATTGATCCCTCCAATGGGGCAATCTATGCCTTGAGAACTTTTGACCATGAAGAGGTAAATCAGATTGCCTTTATGGTACAAGCTAGGGATGGAGGGAGCCAGCAACTTGTTAGTAACACTACAGTTGTGCTAACCATCATTGATGAAAATGACAATGCTCCTGTCATTGTGGGCCCAGCACTGCGCAACAGTACAGCGGAAATCTCAATCCCTAAAGATGCTGGGATTGGCTTTCTTGTCACGAGGATAAGGGCTACAGATAGAGACTCTGGTATGAACTCTGAACTTAGCTGCTCCATAGCAGCtgacaaggaaaacagcatctttGTGATGGATCCCAAAACTTGTGATATCTCCATCAACGCAAGTGTAGAATCGGTTCCAACTAAGCACTGGGAGTTTTATGTCATAGTCCAGGATAAAGGCAGTCCTCAGCTTAGTACTAAAGCACTTCTGAAATGTACAGTTTTTGAGtatgtttattcattttcaagCACAGAAGCTACTTTGGTAAGCCAGCCCTCTCTGGATGTCTCGATGATAACCATTATATCCTTAGGATCAATATGTGCCGTGTTGCTGGTCATCATGGTTATCTTTGCTACGAGATGTAATCGAGAGAAAAAGGACACCAGGTCCTACAACTGCCGTGTGGCAGAATCGACCTACCAGCACCACCCAAAGCGACCCTCCAGACAGATCCACAAAGGGGACATCACATTGGTGCCAACAGTTAATGGCACGCTACCCATCCGATCTCACCACAGAGCTTCCCCGTCCTCATCCCCGACCCTGGAAAGAGGACAGATGAGCAGTCGGCAGAGCCATCACAGCCACCAATCATTGAACAGCCTGGTGACAATCTCCTCCAACCATGTGCCTGAGAACTTCTCACTGGAGCTCACCCACGCAACTCCAGCTGTTGAG CAGGTTTCTCAACTTCTCTCGATGCTTCACCAGGGCCAGTATCAACCAAGGCCAAGTTTTCGAGGAAACAAATACTCCAGAAGCTATAG ATATGCCCTTCAAGATATGGATAAATTCAGCTTGAAAGACAGTGGCCGGGGTGATAGCGAAGCTGGAGACAGCGATTATGATTTGGGTAGAGAGTCTCCAATTGACAGACTTCTTGGGGAAGGATTCAGTGACCTTTTCCTTACAGATGGGAGAATTCCTGCAG CAATGAGGCTGTGCACGGAGGAATGCAGGGTTCTAGGCCACTCTGACCAGTGCTGGATGCCACCGTTGCCATCTCCCTCATCCGATTACAGAAGTAACATGTTCATCCCTGGAGAGGAGTTTCAatcaccacagcagcagctgcagcagcagcagcagggcctcGAGGAAGATCCACAGCCTGCTGACACCAGTGAAAAGAAGAAGAGCTTTTCAACGTTTGGCAAAGACTGTCAGGGTGAGGAGGAATCAGGAGACACTTGTacctcctctcttctttctgaaatgagCAGCGTCTTCCAGCGCCTGCTGCCTCCCTCGCTAGATGCCTACACAGAATGCAATGAGATGGATCGCTTGAATTCGTTGGAGCGCAGGAAGGGACATTTGCCTGCCAAGGCTGTGAATTATCCACAGGGAGTGGCTGCCTGGGCAGCCAGCACGCATTTCCAAAATCCAGCCAACAATGGGCCAACTCTGGGGACTCACTCGAGTGCACAGCCTTCCTCTAAATGGCTGCCAGCCATGGAGGAAATCCCAGAGAATTATGAAGAAGATGATTTTGACAATGTACTGAATCACCTCAGTGACGGTAAACATGAACTCATGGATGCCAGCGAGCTGGTGGCAGAAATTAACAAGCTGCTGCAAGATGTCCGGCAGAACTAA